In Ectothiorhodospira sp. BSL-9, a single window of DNA contains:
- the trpD gene encoding anthranilate phosphoribosyltransferase, protein MNMQEAIRAVTEHRDLSGQEMITVMRQIMTGEATPAQIGGFLVGLRMKGETVDEVAAAASVMRELATRVDVDAKHLVDTCGTGGDASGTFNISTAAAFVVAAAGGRVAKHGNRSVSSRSGSADVLESAGVNLDLDPDQVARCINQVGVGFLFAPRHHGAMKHAVGPRREMGVRTLFNVLGPLTNPAGAPNQVLGVFSTHWLEPLAQVLKLLGSRHVMVVHAEDGLDEISIGAPTRVAELRDGEITTRIIAPEAFGMERTPLDAVRVDSAEESLALIRGVFEGRPGPARDITLLNAGAAIYVAGLAETLDAGIQRAAEVIDNGGAAAKMDELISLSGAIQ, encoded by the coding sequence ATGAACATGCAGGAGGCCATCCGGGCCGTAACCGAACACCGGGATCTCTCCGGGCAGGAAATGATCACCGTCATGCGCCAGATCATGACCGGCGAGGCCACGCCAGCGCAGATCGGCGGGTTCCTGGTGGGGCTGCGCATGAAGGGCGAGACGGTGGACGAAGTCGCCGCCGCCGCTTCCGTCATGCGTGAACTGGCCACACGGGTGGACGTGGACGCAAAACACCTGGTGGACACCTGCGGCACGGGGGGCGATGCCTCCGGCACCTTCAATATCTCCACCGCCGCCGCCTTCGTGGTGGCCGCTGCCGGAGGTCGGGTGGCCAAGCATGGCAACCGCTCCGTATCCAGCCGTTCCGGCAGCGCCGATGTGCTGGAGAGCGCCGGCGTGAACCTGGACCTGGACCCGGATCAGGTGGCCCGCTGCATCAACCAGGTGGGCGTGGGCTTCCTGTTCGCCCCCCGGCACCATGGCGCCATGAAGCACGCCGTGGGCCCCCGGCGCGAGATGGGTGTACGCACCCTGTTCAATGTGCTCGGCCCGCTCACCAACCCGGCCGGCGCCCCCAATCAGGTGCTGGGCGTGTTCAGCACCCACTGGCTGGAACCCCTGGCCCAGGTGCTCAAGTTGCTGGGCAGCCGCCACGTGATGGTGGTGCATGCCGAGGACGGCCTGGACGAGATCAGCATCGGCGCGCCCACCCGGGTGGCGGAACTGCGCGATGGCGAAATCACCACCCGCATCATCGCTCCCGAGGCGTTCGGTATGGAACGTACACCCCTGGATGCCGTGCGGGTGGATAGCGCCGAGGAGAGTCTGGCGTTGATCCGGGGCGTGTTCGAGGGTCGCCCCGGGCCGGCAAGGGACATCACCCTGCTCAACGCCGGTGCCGCCATCTACGTGGCTGGCCTGGCCGAAACGCTGGACGCGGGTATCCAGCGGGCTGCCGAGGTCATCGACAATGGTGGCGCGGCTGCCAAGATGGACGAACTGATATCGCTGTCGGGGGCCATCCAGTGA
- a CDS encoding aminodeoxychorismate/anthranilate synthase component II, translated as MLLMIDNYDSFTYNLVQYLGELGAEVEVHRNDAITVDEIEAMAPERIVISPGPCTPDQAGISLQVIRRFAGRVPLLGVCLGHQSIGQAFGGHIIHAREIMHGKTSMVHHKDMGVFHGLENPLEATRYHSLVIDKTRLPDCLEVTAWTETPDGQLDEIMGVRHRELAVEGVQFHPESILTRQGHELLQNFLRTPLVVDRSPGGRENPARHHDRGRATP; from the coding sequence ATGCTGTTGATGATTGATAACTACGACTCCTTCACCTACAACCTGGTGCAGTACCTGGGTGAACTGGGTGCCGAGGTGGAGGTGCATCGCAATGATGCCATCACCGTGGACGAGATCGAGGCCATGGCCCCGGAACGCATCGTCATCTCACCGGGCCCCTGCACCCCCGATCAGGCCGGCATCTCCCTGCAGGTGATCCGCCGATTCGCCGGCCGGGTGCCGCTGCTGGGGGTGTGTCTGGGGCACCAGAGCATCGGACAGGCCTTTGGCGGGCACATCATCCATGCCCGGGAGATCATGCATGGCAAGACCTCCATGGTGCATCACAAGGACATGGGCGTGTTTCATGGGTTGGAGAACCCCCTGGAAGCCACCCGCTATCACTCCCTGGTGATCGACAAGACACGCCTGCCCGACTGCCTGGAAGTGACCGCCTGGACCGAAACGCCGGACGGTCAACTGGACGAGATCATGGGGGTGCGCCACCGGGAACTGGCCGTTGAAGGTGTGCAATTTCATCCGGAATCCATCCTCACCCGCCAGGGCCACGAACTGCTGCAGAACTTCCTGCGCACGCCTTTGGTGGTTGACCGGTCGCCCGGGGGCCGTGAAAATCCCGCCAGACACCACGACAGGGGGCGGGCGACACCATGA
- a CDS encoding putative zinc-binding metallopeptidase, producing the protein MRLFNCGSCGQLVYFENTSCTRCGHTLGFLPDTLEVAALSPEEGGLWRPVGAVSQRRYRMCNHYARDAVCNWMVPAEEDERFCAACRLNQVIPDLSVPGNKKLWYRLETEKRRLVYSLLRLKLPVVPRTRDALGLAFAFMADVEPQFYETERVMTGHARGLITINIAEADPATRERLREQMAEPYRTILGHFRHESGHYYWERLIRDSPWLETFRSLFGDERENYAQALQRHYRQGPPSDWGQHFITSYASSHPWEDWAETWAHYLHIVDTLETAHEWGLEVGPRIDQGCQLRAAPDFDPYEQGEFAPLMDHWLPLTYALNSLNRSMGHSPAYPFILSLKAMEKMALIHRIVGGHRPA; encoded by the coding sequence ATGAGACTGTTTAACTGCGGCTCTTGCGGCCAATTGGTCTATTTTGAAAACACCAGTTGCACCCGCTGTGGCCACACCCTGGGATTCCTGCCCGATACCCTGGAAGTGGCGGCCCTGAGCCCGGAAGAGGGCGGATTGTGGCGACCGGTGGGCGCGGTATCCCAGAGGCGCTATCGCATGTGCAACCACTACGCCCGCGATGCGGTGTGCAACTGGATGGTGCCCGCCGAAGAGGATGAGCGGTTCTGCGCCGCCTGCCGTCTCAACCAGGTGATTCCGGATCTGAGCGTGCCGGGCAACAAAAAGTTGTGGTATCGCCTGGAGACGGAGAAGCGTCGGCTGGTCTACAGCCTGTTGCGCCTGAAACTGCCCGTTGTGCCCCGTACCCGCGACGCCCTGGGGCTGGCCTTTGCCTTCATGGCCGATGTGGAACCCCAGTTCTACGAAACCGAACGTGTCATGACCGGGCACGCCCGGGGCCTGATCACCATCAACATCGCCGAGGCCGACCCCGCCACCCGCGAGCGTCTGCGCGAACAGATGGCCGAGCCCTATCGCACCATCCTCGGGCATTTCCGGCACGAGTCCGGCCATTACTACTGGGAGCGGCTCATCAGGGACTCACCCTGGCTGGAGACCTTCCGGTCGCTGTTCGGGGATGAGCGGGAGAATTATGCCCAGGCCCTGCAGCGGCATTACCGGCAGGGGCCGCCGTCAGACTGGGGTCAACACTTCATCACCAGCTATGCCAGCAGTCACCCCTGGGAAGACTGGGCGGAGACCTGGGCCCACTATCTGCACATCGTGGACACCCTGGAGACGGCCCATGAATGGGGGCTGGAGGTGGGGCCGCGCATTGACCAGGGCTGCCAACTGCGCGCCGCGCCAGATTTCGACCCCTACGAACAAGGTGAATTCGCCCCCTTGATGGATCACTGGCTACCGCTCACCTATGCCCTCAACAGCCTCAACCGCAGCATGGGCCACAGCCCCGCCTATCCGTTTATCCTGTCCCTGAAGGCCATGGAAAAGATGGCCCTGATCCACCGGATCGTTGGTGGACACCGACCGGCTTGA
- a CDS encoding glycoside hydrolase family 15 protein, which yields MTHQEKPITRRGHYLPIEDHGLIGDGTTAALVGRDGAISWLCVPRFDSDPLFCGLLDHEQGGDFSVAPEPLLSACHYYEPDTGVLVTRMSGPDGTVEVTDALTLRARADLSEDAPAGRSELLRHIRVVSGRVRLRVRIHPRGGARCDPHGGGLTLRPARHPDLELHVASSLALEGLDQRFDLRAGDTHHLVLAWGAHAHRYHLHRPEETLEATMEVWRRWMTHFDYQGPREAMVRRSAITLKLMDYTATGAMIAAPTSSLPEALGGPRNWDYRYAWIRDAAFSVYAMGRIGLQHEAEGFIGWVLDAVDRAGWPRVLYDVDGHVPPPEREDPDLSGYRGARPVRWGNGAAEQRQHDVFGEILDCAYRWVQWGGPLDTRLWEQLQRLVEAAAREWRNPDHGIWEVRTAGRPFTYSAALCAVALERGARLAEAHHMPGDVQHWRAEARIIREAILESAWDPQLESLTEHLGGGGLDASLLALPLRGVIPADHPKMVATTAAIAKHLGAGHGLLYRYLPEESPDGLTGHEGAFLLCSFWLVDNLVGQGRHDEAMELFDSLCDRANPLGLLPEQIDPASGAFLGNFPQAFSHVGVISSAINLTRAGFGRSAP from the coding sequence ATGACCCATCAGGAAAAACCCATCACCCGCCGCGGCCATTACCTCCCCATCGAGGATCATGGCCTCATCGGCGATGGCACCACTGCCGCCCTGGTGGGCCGGGACGGTGCCATCTCCTGGTTGTGTGTGCCACGTTTCGACAGTGATCCCCTGTTCTGCGGCCTGCTGGACCACGAACAGGGGGGCGACTTCAGCGTGGCCCCCGAGCCCTTGCTCAGCGCCTGCCACTACTATGAGCCCGATACCGGCGTGCTGGTCACCCGCATGAGCGGTCCCGACGGTACCGTGGAGGTGACCGACGCGCTTACCCTGCGGGCCAGGGCCGATCTGTCGGAAGATGCCCCGGCGGGGCGCAGTGAGTTGCTGCGTCACATCCGGGTGGTCAGTGGGAGGGTGCGCCTGCGTGTGCGGATTCACCCCCGGGGCGGGGCCCGCTGCGATCCCCATGGGGGCGGCCTGACCCTGCGGCCCGCACGTCACCCCGACCTGGAACTGCACGTTGCCTCAAGCCTGGCCCTGGAGGGGCTGGATCAGCGCTTCGACCTGCGCGCAGGGGACACCCATCACCTGGTGCTTGCCTGGGGGGCCCATGCCCACCGATACCACCTGCATCGCCCCGAGGAAACCCTGGAAGCCACCATGGAGGTCTGGCGTCGGTGGATGACCCATTTCGATTACCAGGGTCCACGGGAGGCGATGGTGCGGCGCTCCGCCATCACCCTCAAGCTCATGGACTATACCGCCACGGGTGCCATGATCGCCGCCCCCACCTCATCCCTGCCCGAGGCCCTGGGCGGGCCGCGTAACTGGGACTACCGTTATGCGTGGATCCGCGATGCTGCCTTCTCGGTCTACGCCATGGGTCGCATCGGCCTGCAGCATGAGGCGGAAGGCTTCATCGGCTGGGTGCTGGACGCGGTGGACCGGGCCGGCTGGCCCCGGGTGCTGTATGACGTGGATGGCCATGTGCCGCCCCCGGAACGGGAAGACCCGGACCTGAGCGGCTATCGCGGCGCCCGACCCGTGCGTTGGGGCAATGGCGCGGCGGAACAGCGCCAGCATGACGTGTTCGGCGAGATCCTGGATTGCGCCTACCGCTGGGTGCAGTGGGGCGGACCGCTGGACACCAGGCTCTGGGAACAGCTGCAACGCCTGGTGGAGGCCGCCGCGCGGGAATGGCGCAACCCGGATCACGGCATCTGGGAGGTGCGCACTGCGGGCCGCCCCTTCACCTATTCGGCCGCCCTGTGTGCCGTTGCTCTGGAACGTGGCGCCCGCCTGGCCGAGGCCCATCACATGCCCGGGGATGTGCAGCACTGGCGCGCCGAGGCCCGGATCATCCGCGAGGCCATCCTGGAAAGCGCCTGGGACCCTCAACTGGAATCCCTCACCGAGCACCTGGGGGGAGGCGGTCTTGATGCCAGCCTGCTGGCCCTGCCCCTGCGGGGTGTGATCCCGGCGGACCACCCGAAGATGGTGGCCACGACGGCGGCCATCGCGAAACATCTGGGCGCCGGTCATGGGCTGCTCTATCGCTACTTGCCGGAGGAATCCCCCGATGGCCTCACCGGTCACGAGGGGGCCTTCCTGCTGTGCAGTTTCTGGCTGGTGGACAACCTCGTGGGGCAGGGGCGCCACGACGAGGCCATGGAACTGTTCGACTCCCTCTGCGACCGCGCCAATCCCCTGGGGTTGCTCCCGGAGCAGATCGACCCCGCCAGCGGTGCCTTCCTGGGCAACTTCCCCCAGGCCTTCAGTCACGTGGGAGTGATTTCCAGCGCCATCAACCTGACCCGGGCAGGATTCGGTCGCTCCGCTCCATAG
- the treY gene encoding malto-oligosyltrehalose synthase: protein MAKTPAATYRLQLRPDFTLDDAAAQVPYLARLGISHVYLSPCLQATPGSTHGYDVVDPSRVNAELGGEPARQRLCQALKAHGMSQVLDIVPNHMAVAGDQNPWWWDVLENGPASRYAPYFDVDWEASEERWPNKVLLPVLGDHYGRILENSELEVRFQAGHFTLNYHEHSFPLDPWSLAGILGGAHQDSGSELLGFLAESCARLPRPGSATGGQRERRHRDKAVIHQLLAGACRDEPDAQAAILARVDRINRDPDTLDALIEHQNYRLAWWRTADRDLGYRRFFDIKDLAGLRVEDEEVFEAIHQLPLRWYQEGSVQGLRIDHPDGLRDPAQYFQRLAQACPGAWVVAEKILEPGEQLPEDWPIAGTTGYDFLNRVQGLWVDPAGEAPLTALWVELTGETEPFGDQVYQAKRQVLQDLLGSELNRLTSLFVSICEGQRRHRDYTRHQLQQVLLEAACCFPVYRSYVRAGEPALPMDHEHIQQALTQVKARRSDLDVELLDFLQALLTLTREGTLETELALRFQQLTGPAMAKGVEDTVFYRHHRLIALNEVGGDPGRFGLPLEDFHAACAEAHRRHPQAMLATSTHDTKRSEDVRARLCLLSEVPEGWDAAVRGFMAHNARHRSPEGPGPAIEYLYYQTLVGIWPGQVDEQATRALLPRLQGFMEKAAREARQHTSWTRNNLEYEQAVQQFVKATLNDEAFLRQVQAFVAPLIEPGRVNSLAQTLIKLTAPGVPDIYQGTELWDLSMVDPDNRREVDFAARQRLLEVCRASPTPERILEDMEAGLPKLWVTHQTLVLRAHHPHWFNDQAGYGPLHAKGDRQDHVVAYRRGPDPGGADHAEGVVVIAPRLALRLGGAWSDTRLTLPRGRWYHWLTGDTLEGGEHTVADLLARFPVALLASAPPPAPGQNRESS, encoded by the coding sequence ATGGCCAAGACTCCCGCCGCCACCTATCGCCTGCAACTGAGACCGGATTTCACCCTGGACGATGCCGCTGCCCAGGTGCCCTACCTGGCCAGGCTGGGCATCAGTCACGTCTATCTCTCCCCCTGCCTGCAGGCCACCCCCGGCAGCACCCATGGCTACGACGTGGTGGACCCCTCCCGGGTGAACGCGGAGTTGGGGGGCGAGCCTGCCCGCCAGCGCCTCTGCCAGGCCCTCAAGGCCCATGGCATGAGCCAGGTGCTGGATATTGTCCCCAACCACATGGCGGTGGCCGGCGACCAGAACCCCTGGTGGTGGGACGTGCTGGAAAACGGCCCCGCCAGCCGCTATGCCCCGTATTTCGATGTGGACTGGGAGGCTTCGGAGGAGCGCTGGCCCAACAAGGTGCTGCTGCCGGTGCTGGGGGACCACTATGGCCGCATCCTGGAAAACAGCGAGTTGGAAGTCCGTTTCCAGGCAGGCCACTTCACCCTGAATTACCACGAGCACAGCTTCCCGCTGGACCCCTGGTCGCTGGCCGGCATCCTGGGGGGCGCCCACCAGGACAGCGGCAGCGAACTGCTGGGCTTTCTGGCGGAATCCTGCGCCCGCCTGCCACGTCCGGGCTCGGCCACCGGCGGCCAGCGGGAACGGCGTCACCGGGACAAGGCGGTGATCCACCAATTGCTGGCCGGCGCCTGCCGCGACGAACCGGATGCCCAGGCGGCCATCCTGGCCCGGGTGGACCGCATCAACCGGGACCCGGACACCCTGGACGCCCTCATCGAACACCAGAACTACCGCCTGGCCTGGTGGCGCACCGCCGACCGGGATCTGGGTTACCGGCGTTTCTTCGACATCAAGGATCTGGCCGGCCTGCGGGTGGAGGACGAGGAGGTCTTCGAGGCCATTCATCAGCTGCCTCTGCGCTGGTATCAGGAGGGCAGTGTGCAAGGCCTGCGCATCGATCATCCGGATGGATTGCGCGACCCGGCCCAGTACTTTCAGCGACTGGCCCAGGCCTGCCCCGGGGCCTGGGTGGTGGCGGAAAAGATCCTCGAGCCCGGCGAACAGCTGCCCGAGGACTGGCCCATCGCCGGCACCACCGGCTATGACTTCCTCAACCGTGTGCAGGGCCTGTGGGTGGACCCGGCGGGCGAAGCGCCGCTGACGGCCCTTTGGGTAGAACTGACCGGCGAGACCGAGCCCTTCGGGGATCAGGTCTATCAGGCCAAGCGCCAGGTGCTGCAGGATCTGCTGGGCAGCGAACTGAACCGCCTCACCTCCCTGTTCGTCAGCATCTGCGAGGGTCAGCGCCGCCACCGGGACTACACCCGGCATCAGCTCCAGCAGGTGTTGCTGGAGGCGGCCTGCTGCTTCCCCGTGTATCGCAGCTATGTGCGCGCTGGCGAGCCTGCCCTCCCCATGGATCACGAGCACATCCAGCAGGCCCTGACCCAGGTGAAGGCGCGGCGATCCGACCTGGATGTGGAACTGCTCGATTTTCTCCAGGCCCTGCTCACCCTGACCCGCGAGGGTACCCTGGAGACGGAACTGGCGCTGCGCTTCCAGCAGCTCACTGGTCCAGCCATGGCCAAGGGGGTGGAGGACACCGTGTTCTACCGCCACCACCGGCTGATCGCCCTGAACGAGGTAGGCGGCGACCCGGGCCGGTTCGGTCTCCCACTCGAGGACTTCCATGCGGCCTGCGCCGAGGCCCATCGCCGCCACCCCCAGGCCATGCTGGCCACCTCCACCCACGACACCAAGCGCAGCGAGGACGTGCGCGCTCGCCTGTGCCTGCTCTCGGAGGTGCCCGAGGGCTGGGATGCGGCCGTCAGGGGGTTCATGGCTCACAACGCCCGGCACCGCTCACCAGAGGGGCCCGGTCCCGCCATCGAGTATCTGTACTACCAGACCCTGGTGGGTATCTGGCCCGGTCAGGTGGATGAACAGGCCACCAGGGCGCTGCTACCCCGTCTGCAGGGTTTCATGGAAAAGGCCGCCAGAGAGGCCAGGCAGCACACCTCCTGGACCCGCAACAACCTGGAATACGAGCAGGCCGTGCAGCAGTTCGTCAAGGCCACGCTGAATGATGAAGCCTTCCTGCGGCAGGTGCAGGCCTTCGTGGCCCCCCTGATCGAACCGGGACGGGTGAACAGTCTGGCCCAGACCCTGATCAAGCTGACAGCACCCGGGGTTCCGGATATCTATCAGGGCACGGAGCTGTGGGATCTGAGCATGGTGGACCCGGACAATCGCCGCGAGGTGGATTTTGCCGCAAGGCAGCGGTTGCTGGAGGTGTGCCGAGCCAGCCCCACGCCCGAGCGCATTCTTGAAGATATGGAAGCGGGCCTGCCCAAACTCTGGGTAACCCATCAGACCCTGGTCCTGCGGGCCCATCATCCACACTGGTTCAATGATCAGGCCGGGTATGGTCCGCTGCATGCCAAGGGGGACCGGCAGGATCATGTGGTCGCCTACCGGCGCGGGCCGGATCCGGGCGGGGCTGATCATGCCGAGGGCGTGGTGGTCATCGCGCCACGCCTCGCCCTGCGTCTGGGCGGGGCATGGTCCGACACCCGGCTGACCCTGCCCAGGGGGCGCTGGTACCACTGGCTCACCGGCGACACCCTGGAGGGCGGCGAGCACACAGTGGCGGACCTGCTGGCGCGCTTTCCCGTGGCACTGCTTGCGTCGGCACCGCCCCCGGCACCCGGGCAGAATCGAGAGTCCAGCTGA